Proteins from a single region of Trichoderma asperellum chromosome 3, complete sequence:
- a CDS encoding uncharacterized protein (EggNog:ENOG41~CAZy:GT8): protein MSDKKRAVDSDKVWTTLITNLDYLPGLLTLNHSLRAVNSKYPLVALYTDTFPEAGLAALQARGIPSQRIEYLLPTAGKDYSNDPRFYDCWSKLVPFSLTEYSRIVQLDSDMLVLRNMDELMTLELDPPSISESGDASTSKRVFAAGHACVCNPLKKPHYPKNWIPENCAFTHQHDDPETAQTVGADPSVGPLGFMNGGLQVVNPSAVLYSQIVAHMEADAANMDFADQSLLSDLYRGRWVPLPYTYNALKTLRWEGVHHQIWRDDQVKNIHYILSPKPWDETNENGEWTGSDESHKWWVDANRERKAAEREQRINDNF from the exons ATGTCAGACAAGAAGCGCGCGGTTGACTCAGACAAAG TCTGGACAACCCTCATCACCAACCTCGACTACCTCCCCGGCCTCCTCACCCTCAACCACTCCCTCCGCGCCGTCAACTCCAAATACCCCCTCGTCGCCCTCTACACAGACACCTTCCCCGAAGCTGGCCTCGCCGCCCTCCAAGCCCGCGGGATTCCCTCCCAGCGCATCGAATACCTCCTCCCAACCGCCGGCAAAGACTACTCCAACGACCCGCGCTTCTACGACTGCTGGAGCAAGCTCGTGCCCTTCTCCCTCACAGAGTACTCGCGCATCGTCCAGCTCGACTCCGACATGCTCGTCCTCCGCAACATGGACGAGCTCATGACCCTCGAGCTCGATCCGCCCTCAATCAGCGAATCTGGCGATGCCTCCACAAGCAAGCGTGTCTTCGCCGCCGGCCACGCCTGCGTCTGCAACCCCCTCAAAAAGCCCCACTACCCCAAGAACTGGATCCCCGAAAACTGCGCCTTCACACATCAGCACGACGACCCGGAAACCGCCCAGACCGTCGGCGCAGACCCTTCCGTCGGTCCACTGGGCTTCATGAACGGCGGCCTCCAGGTCGTCAACCCTTCCGCCGTCTTATACTCCCAAATCGTCGCGCACATGGAGGCCGACGCCGCGAACATGGACTTCGCAGACCAGTCTCTCCTGTCGGACCTGTACCGCGGGCGGTGGGTTCCTCTGCCGTACACCTACAATGCGCTTAAGACGCTGCGTTGGGAGGGTGTACACCATCAGATCTGGAGAGACGACCAAGTAAAGAACATTCACTATATATTAAGCCCGAAGCCGTGGGACGAGACAAACGAGAATGGAGAGTGGACAGGGAGCGATGAATCGCACAAGTGGTGGGTTGATGCGAATCGCGAGAGAAAGGCAGCTGAGAGGGAACAGCGTATTAATGACAATTTTTGA
- a CDS encoding uncharacterized protein (EggNog:ENOG41~TransMembrane:1 (o1047-1071i)) has product MSDAEEDVHRETDDEDETTDEEEEDSILAKTNAATSSLKAIFENQASKDDLDQFMEQHSEVIKYVEDSGTTFLHRIVNLVSDRDNGKPVNALNIKPLVARIIQMYPDHLRNRNEESQTPLYRAIYLKRFTWNLIEPMLSSCSDDQIIEDVLGATCSKGESLKTCLTLAFEKDLKLKALQTLIKHATENSLKLTDGSGMTPFHRAVQYEQCDDKRIGIIKLLLQKDTKILAGLKEDAPFQPVESFLDVKYKRMEGSSKYEVEYSVYTEHERSSKAYLASENKKKSQAMLRENPPRQSNNREVDIDHPGRDKNTPKTLTENSLLKNQNTLEYDDRIRNPDNENERHEKLSEHLDEIERERQRLRAEEGKKLKANEEQESKFKAERKNLRYPGSDYGNSLTRQPREKESPNDAIPNKPKIALTAVGSDHAPNTPLKRVSTTTFSADKEKRKAATKSTQKKPDSKMLAKNSAVILKMLKLHYMRTRSIEMATSFLYGKSNLNDVQIYFDYGGLPPEIHDNVFLERFGEDEKSGLRFDEVLMYARFPNVTVIRNGRRAPKPRAPGRQDMEFFFDWLYNKGVRRILKVEVHDSGEIPHSDEAIYNSMRRIVVEHLDWSKPDLDPQIIRQISENTEICNADPESNLTGTRNELRELTLKWSGNNAVLRSWSEIEGLPQLPKLRVVNLSIPAQSNLYDSRSWVQSNIDRFRTRLNRSANYNRDARQATDSKVIDEPELTKASTEEKNEKRNPTPEKERKIEVIVRESDKEVDRPTSLNNISKATERFNPITEHEWLNCMERFAGCMSIFWQETLKRSKESVEKDNNNRMFDKDTTQNLNSLKRDVVVALIDDGVDSCDSTFAGRVIEGKTFDYRDGSVGQYYISARGHGTEMARMILKVCPMASIYSIRLKTHISPDKGQVTIDATSAALAIEAALEKKATIISMSWTIPIPPEGSEEKILLDRVLDRACAQKVLMFCSSSDQINATQHYPSAFRRHKFFLIGAAHDDGTAFGHAGKNNDFIFPGVNVNTTKGASLPSYLAHRTSSTKESTGSSIATALAAGLSAAILYCFKASALGLAAARMQQGKNYVAGSELVRPTDVERITDRDVLKAAFNRIGKMESGQFIQVWDRFDPASQVLEAELGYEEKLTCIMNLCSNLIER; this is encoded by the exons ATGTCGgatgcagaagaagacgTACACCGAGAAaccgacgatgaggatgagactacagatgaagaagaggaagatagcATATTAGCCAAGACTAATGCAGCTACCTCTTCATTGAAAGCTATTTTTGAGAATCAGGCCAGTAAAGATGATCTTGATCAATTCATGGAACAACATAGCGAAGTTATAAAATATGTCGAGGATAGTGGGACAACATTTTTGCACAGAATCGTCAATTTGGTGTCTGATAGGGATAACGGGAAACCCGTCAATGCCTTAAACATCAAGCCGCTGGTTGCGAGAATCATACAAATGTATCCAGATCATTTACGAAATAGGAATGAAGAGAGCCAAACTCCACTTTATCGGGCCATTTACCTCAAGAGATTCACTTGGAATCTAATTGAGCCTATGCTGAGCAGCTGCTCAGATGACCAGATCATTGAAGATGTTCTTGGGGCAACTTGTAGTAAGGGAGAATCTTTGAAAACTTGCCTCACATTGGCGTTTGAAAAAGATCTCAAGCTGAAGGCACTTCAAACTTTGATAAAACACGCGACTGAGAACTCCTTGAAGCTTACAGACGGTTCCGGGATGACGCCTTTTCACCGCGCAGTACAATATGAGCAATGCGACGACAAACGAATTGGGATTATCAAATTACTTCTTCAGAAAGACACTAAAATCCTCGCTGGGCTGAAAGAGGATGCACCATTTCAGCCAGTGGAGAGTTTTTTAGATGTTAAATATAAGAGAATGGAGGGTAGCTCCAAATACGAGGTGGAATATTCCGTATATACAGAGCATGAGAGATCGTCAAAGGCTTATTTGGCAAgtgaaaataagaaaaagtcTCAGGCCATGTTACGGGAAAATCCTCCACGTCAATCAAACAACAGGGAGGTGGATATTGATCACCCTGGTCGAGATAAAAATACTCCCAAGACTCTCACCGAAAACAGCCTCCTGAAGAACCAAAACACGCTAGAGTACGACGACAGAATTAGAAACCCCGATAATGAAAACGAGAGACATGAGAAATTATCTGAGCACTTAGATGAGATTGAGAGAGAACGACAGCGGCTCAGAGCAGAAGAGGGCAAGAAATTGAAGGCGAATGAGGAACAAGAGAGTAAATTTAaggcagagagaaagaatttgCGATATCCAGGCTCGGATTACGGTAACTCTCTTACAAGGCAGCCTCGAGAGAAAGAATCGCCGAATGATGCAATACCAAACAAACCCAAGATTGCTTTGACTGCAGTTGGAAGTGATCACGCGCCAAATACTCCATTAAAAAGGGTTTCTACGACTACATTCAGTGCtgataaagagaaaaggaaagcagCGACAAAGAGTACCCAGAAGAAGCCAGATTCCAAGATGTTGGCTAAAAACTCAGCTGTTATTCTTAAGATGCTAAAGCTTCATTATATGCGAACGAGGAGCATCGAAATGGCTACTTCATTTCTCTATGGCAAGAGTAACCTGAATG ATGTTCAAATTTATTTTGACTACGGTGGTCTTCCGCCCGAGATACATGACAATGTTTTCTTGGAGAGATTTGGGGAGGATGAAAAGAGCGGTCTTCGGTTTGACGAAGTCCTGATGTATGCGAGGTTCCCAAACGTAACTGTTATACGTAATGGAAGGAGGGCTCCCAAGCCCCGAGCGCCAGGCCGACAAGATATGGAATTCTTTTTCGATtggctttataataaaggcGTACGCCGCATTCTGAAAGTCGAAGTACACGACAGCGGAGAGATTCCACACAGCGACGAGGCAATCTACAACTCAATGCGCAGGATTGTGGTTGAACATCTTGACTGGTCAAAGCCGGACTTGGATCCTCAAATCATTCGTCAAATTAGCGAAAATACCGAAATATGTAACGCCGACCCCGAAAGCAATTTGACCGGCACTAGAAATGAGTTGCGGGAGCTTACTCTCAAATGGAGCGGTAATAATGCTGTCCTACGGTCGTGGAGCGAGATTGAAGGCCTACCGCAACTACCGAAGTTACGGGTTGTTAATCTCAGTATTCCAGCACAGTCCAAT TTATATGACTCTAGAAGCTGGGTACAGTCGAACATTGACAGATTTCGAACTCGCTTGAACCGCAGTGCCAACTATAACCGCGATGCTAGACAAGCGACGGACTCCAAAGTGATAGACGAACCAGAACTTACTAAGGCTTcaacagaagagaagaacgaAAAGCGAAATCCCACGCCAGAAAAGGAGCGCAAGATTGAGGTTATCGTACGGGAGAGCGACAAGGAAGTTGACCGTCCCACATCATTAAATAATATCTCTAAAGCGACTGAAAGGTTCAACCCTATAACCGAGCACGAATGGCTCAACTGCATGGAAAGATTCGCAGGATGCATGAGCATATTTTGGCAAGAAACGTTAAAGAGATCTAAAGAAAGCGTCGAAAAAGACAATAACAATCGCATGTTTGACAAAGACACCACTCAGAATCTCAATAGCTTGAAAAgagatgttgttgttgccttAATAGATGACGGAGTTGATTCTTGCGATTCTACTTTTGCAGGCCGTGTAATTGAGGGCAAAACATTTGACTATCGAGACGGAAGTGTAGGGCAGTATTACATCTCAGCGAGAGGCCACGGTACAGAAATGGCGAGGATGATTCTGAAAGTCTGCCCTATGGCGAGCATCTACTCCATCCGACTCAAAACACACATCAGTCCGGATAAAGGGCAGGTTACAATCGATGCAACCTCTGCCGCATTG GCTATTGAAGCAGCGTTAGAGAAGAAAGCCACCATAATTTCCATGTCGTGGACAATACCAATACCTCCAGAGGGAAGCGAAGAAAAAATACTGCTGGACCGTGTACTTGACAGAGCATGCGCACAAAAGGTACTAATGTTCTGCTCGTCTTCGGATCAGATTAATGCTACTCAGCATTATCCCTCAGCTTTCAGACGCCATAAATTCTTCTTGATAGGTGCTGCGCATGACGATGGCACTGCTTTCGGCCACGCAGGGAAGAATAACGACTTCATCTTTCCCGGAGTCAATGTAAACACTACTAAAGGTGCTAGCTTGCCGTCATATCTAGCCCACAGGACCTCGTCGACTAAAGAGTCGACAGGCTCTAGTATTGCAACTGCTCTGGCAGCTGGACTCTCAGCTGCTATTCTGTACTGTTTCAAAGCGAGCGCGTTAGGCCTCGCTGCAGCGCGGATGCAACAGGGCAAAAATTACGTGGCTGGATCTGAGCTCGTCAGGCCAACAGACGTTGAAAGGATCACAGATCGGGATGTTCTTAAAGCAGCTTTCAATAGAATCGGCAAGATGGAGAGTGGGCAATTTATTCAAGTTTGGGACCGGTTCGACCCCGCCAGCCAAGTCTTAGAGGCTGAACTTGGATATGAGGAAAAGCTTACGTGTATCATGAATCTTTGTTCAAATCTCATTGAGCGCTAG